A single region of the Pseudomonas granadensis genome encodes:
- a CDS encoding CheR family methyltransferase, with protein sequence MERSTPAERNSEIELRLLIEAIYLKYSYDFRDYSGASIKRRVHHALSQFECATISALQEKVLHDPTAFMQLLQLLTIPVSEMFRDPSHFLAIRNEVVPLLRTYPSLKIWIAGCSTGEEVYSMAILLREEGLLDRTIIYATDINPRSLDKAKQGIFSMENVRAYTANYQQAGGQRSFADYYTAAYGYAIFDKTLCENVTFADHSLATDSVFSETHLISCRNVLIYFNKKLQDRAFGLFHESLCHRGFLVLGSKETLDFSNYANRFEGLVKQERIYRKT encoded by the coding sequence GTGGAACGCAGTACACCCGCCGAACGAAACAGCGAAATTGAGCTGCGCCTGTTGATCGAGGCGATTTATCTCAAGTACAGCTACGATTTTCGCGATTACTCCGGCGCTTCGATCAAGCGTCGGGTGCACCACGCGTTGAGCCAGTTCGAGTGCGCGACGATCTCGGCGCTGCAGGAAAAAGTGCTGCATGACCCGACGGCGTTCATGCAGCTTTTGCAGTTGCTGACGATTCCGGTCAGCGAGATGTTTCGCGACCCGTCGCACTTTCTTGCCATCCGCAACGAAGTGGTGCCGCTGTTGCGCACCTATCCTTCGTTGAAAATCTGGATCGCCGGGTGCAGCACGGGCGAGGAGGTCTACTCGATGGCGATTCTACTGCGCGAAGAAGGCCTGCTCGATCGCACGATCATCTACGCGACTGACATCAATCCACGCTCGCTGGACAAGGCCAAGCAGGGGATTTTCTCGATGGAGAATGTCCGCGCCTATACGGCCAATTACCAGCAGGCCGGTGGTCAGCGTTCGTTCGCCGACTACTACACGGCGGCCTATGGCTACGCGATTTTTGACAAGACCTTGTGCGAAAACGTGACGTTTGCCGATCACAGCCTGGCCACCGACAGCGTGTTCTCCGAAACCCACTTGATTTCCTGCCGCAACGTGCTGATCTATTTCAACAAGAAGCTCCAGGATCGGGCCTTCGGGCTGTTTCATGAATCGCTGTGTCACCGCGGCTTTCTGGTGCTGGGCAGCAAAGAGACGCTGGACTTTTCCAACTATGCCAACCGGTTCGAAGGGCTGGTGAAGCAAGAACGGATTTACCGCAAAACATGA
- a CDS encoding chemotaxis protein CheB yields the protein MNEAAVLPRVEAVVVGASAGGVEALLSLLGPLRRGFRLPIIVVLHLPEERRSQLAEVFARRLQMPVVEAADKQDIEAGTVYFATPGYHLSIEMDRSFSLSQEDRLHHSRPSIDFLFESAADVYGPTLAAVLLTGANHDGARGLAQIKRCGGLTIVQDPNEAQVATMPQAAMNIRQPDHVLPIHDISGLLVELERIAC from the coding sequence ATGAACGAAGCGGCGGTTTTGCCTCGCGTCGAGGCCGTTGTAGTCGGAGCGTCCGCCGGTGGCGTCGAAGCGTTGCTGAGCCTGCTCGGGCCGCTGCGCCGTGGCTTCAGATTGCCAATCATTGTGGTTTTGCACCTGCCTGAAGAGCGCCGCAGCCAATTGGCCGAGGTCTTCGCCCGGCGCCTGCAAATGCCGGTGGTCGAGGCTGCCGACAAGCAGGATATCGAAGCCGGCACGGTGTATTTCGCCACGCCCGGTTATCACCTGTCGATTGAAATGGACCGCAGCTTTTCCTTGAGTCAGGAAGACCGTTTGCACCATTCGCGGCCCTCGATCGATTTTCTTTTCGAGTCCGCCGCCGACGTTTACGGGCCAACGCTGGCCGCGGTTTTACTGACTGGCGCCAATCACGATGGCGCGCGCGGACTGGCGCAAATCAAGCGCTGCGGCGGTTTGACCATTGTCCAGGACCCCAACGAAGCGCAGGTCGCCACCATGCCCCAGGCTGCAATGAACATTCGGCAGCCGGATCATGTCCTACCCATTCACGACATCAGCGGTCTGCTTGTCGAGCTGGAACGAATCGCATGCTAA
- a CDS encoding hybrid sensor histidine kinase/response regulator, with protein MLSNIQAKLLIVDDLPENLLALEALIKREDRTVYKALSADEALSLLLQHEFAMAILDVQMPGMNGFELAELMRGTEKTKNIPIIFVSAAGRELNYAFKGYESGAVDFLHKPLDIHAVKSKVNVFVDLYRQSKALKQQLEALEQARREQEALLQQLQSTQADLEQAVRMRDDFMSIVAHEVRTPLNGLILETQLRKMHLARDNASAFTLDKMHAMVDRDERQIKSLIRLIEDMLDVSRIRTGKLSIRPSRFDLVQLVSNLLQNFAQQIEAAETEVSLTVFGPVEGHWDEFRIEQVVSNLLTNALRYGGRSPIQVRVYREGDEARIEVQDHGIGISKENQKRIFQQFERVSAKTVVAGLGLGLFISEQIVAAHGGSIVVESEINEGALFRVCLPIQENGISDATSD; from the coding sequence ATGCTAAGTAACATCCAAGCCAAACTGCTGATCGTCGACGATCTGCCGGAGAATCTGCTGGCACTCGAAGCGCTGATCAAGCGCGAAGACCGCACGGTCTACAAAGCCCTGTCAGCGGATGAGGCGTTGTCGTTGCTGCTGCAGCACGAGTTCGCCATGGCCATTCTCGATGTGCAGATGCCGGGCATGAATGGCTTCGAACTCGCCGAATTGATGCGCGGCACCGAGAAAACCAAGAACATCCCGATCATTTTCGTCAGCGCCGCCGGCCGCGAATTGAACTACGCGTTCAAAGGCTACGAGAGCGGGGCGGTCGACTTTCTGCACAAACCGCTGGATATCCATGCGGTGAAAAGCAAGGTCAACGTGTTCGTCGATCTGTATCGCCAGAGCAAAGCCCTCAAGCAACAGCTCGAAGCGCTGGAGCAGGCGCGTCGCGAACAGGAAGCGCTGCTGCAACAACTGCAAAGCACCCAGGCGGACCTCGAGCAGGCCGTGCGCATGCGCGATGACTTCATGTCGATCGTCGCCCACGAAGTGCGCACGCCGCTCAACGGCCTGATTCTCGAAACCCAGTTGCGCAAGATGCACCTGGCCCGCGACAACGCTTCGGCGTTCACCCTCGACAAGATGCACGCCATGGTCGACCGCGATGAGCGGCAGATCAAAAGCCTGATTCGTCTGATCGAAGACATGCTCGACGTGTCGCGCATTCGCACCGGCAAGCTGTCGATCCGCCCGAGCCGTTTCGATCTGGTGCAGTTGGTGAGTAATCTGTTGCAGAACTTCGCGCAGCAGATTGAAGCCGCGGAGACCGAAGTGTCGCTGACCGTGTTCGGCCCCGTGGAAGGTCACTGGGACGAGTTCCGCATCGAGCAAGTGGTGTCGAACCTGCTGACCAACGCCCTGCGTTATGGGGGCCGCAGTCCGATTCAGGTGCGCGTCTACCGTGAGGGCGACGAAGCCCGGATCGAGGTCCAGGACCACGGCATCGGCATCAGCAAAGAAAACCAGAAGCGTATTTTCCAACAGTTCGAACGGGTTTCCGCCAAGACGGTAGTGGCCGGGCTCGGGCTGGGTCTGTTCATTTCCGAGCAGATCGTCGCCGCCCATGGCGGCTCCATCGTCGTCGAAAGTGAAATCAACGAAGGCGCCCTGTTTCGCGTTTGTCTGCCAATCCAGGAAAACGGCATATCCGACGCAACCTCTGATTGA
- a CDS encoding response regulator — MSVDAQDVVLVVEDEPVILMVLTDYLSGQGYRVLQAENGEQAFEILASKPHLDMLITDFRLPGGISGVQIAEPAVKLRPDLKVIFISGYPQEIRETGSPITNKAPILEKPFDLDVLQEKIQELLA, encoded by the coding sequence ATGAGCGTAGATGCACAAGATGTAGTACTCGTCGTCGAAGACGAACCGGTTATCTTGATGGTTCTGACGGATTATCTGTCGGGGCAGGGCTATCGCGTGTTGCAGGCTGAAAACGGAGAACAGGCGTTCGAGATTCTGGCGAGCAAGCCGCACTTGGACATGTTGATCACTGATTTTCGTTTGCCGGGCGGAATTTCCGGCGTGCAGATCGCAGAACCCGCCGTAAAACTGCGCCCGGATCTGAAAGTGATCTTCATCAGTGGTTATCCGCAGGAAATCCGCGAGACCGGTAGCCCGATCACCAACAAGGCTCCCATTTTGGAGAAACCCTTCGATCTGGACGTGCTGCAGGAAAAGATTCAGGAATTGCTGGCCTGA